A window of the Streptomyces sp. NBC_01351 genome harbors these coding sequences:
- a CDS encoding class II 3-deoxy-7-phosphoheptulonate synthase: MTVNAETQAPAAKATWRDLPAAQQPSYPDAEALRAVVADLESYPPLVFAGECDQLRARLGAVAKGEAFLLQGGDCAEAFDAVSADHIRAKLKTLLQMSAVLTYAASVPVVKVGRIAGQYSKPRSKDTETRDGVTLPTYRGDSVNGFAFTEEARIPDPERLKRMYHASASTLNLVRAFTTGGYADLRQVHAWNQDFVKNSPSGQRYEQLAREIDNALNFMKACGTDPAEFKAVEFYASHEALLLDYEGALTRTDSRTGKLYDTSGHMVWIGERTRQLDHAHIEFCSQIANPIGIKLGPTTTVDEALTYIDRLDPEREPGRLTFVVRMGADKVRDKLPELVEKVTASGATVTWVTDPMHGNTFEAASGHKTRRFDDVLDEVKGFFEVHKGLGTHPGGIHVELTGDDVTECVGGGDEIFVDDLHQRYETACDPRLNRSQSLDLAFLVAEMYRDQ, from the coding sequence GTGACCGTGAACGCTGAAACCCAAGCCCCCGCCGCCAAGGCGACCTGGCGAGACCTTCCCGCGGCGCAGCAGCCTTCGTACCCCGATGCCGAGGCCCTGCGCGCTGTCGTCGCGGACCTCGAGTCGTATCCGCCGCTCGTCTTCGCGGGCGAGTGTGACCAGCTGCGCGCCCGTCTGGGAGCCGTCGCCAAGGGCGAGGCGTTCCTGCTGCAGGGTGGCGACTGTGCCGAGGCCTTCGACGCCGTGTCCGCCGACCACATCCGCGCCAAGCTGAAGACGCTGCTCCAGATGAGCGCCGTCCTGACGTACGCGGCCTCCGTGCCCGTCGTCAAGGTCGGCCGCATCGCGGGCCAGTACTCCAAGCCGCGCTCCAAGGACACCGAGACCCGCGACGGCGTCACCCTGCCGACCTACCGCGGCGACTCCGTCAACGGCTTCGCCTTCACCGAAGAGGCCCGGATCCCGGACCCCGAGCGGCTGAAGCGCATGTACCACGCGTCGGCCTCGACGCTGAACCTGGTGCGCGCCTTCACCACCGGTGGTTACGCCGACCTGCGCCAGGTGCACGCCTGGAACCAGGACTTCGTGAAGAACTCCCCGTCCGGGCAGCGCTACGAGCAGCTCGCGCGGGAGATCGACAACGCGCTGAACTTCATGAAGGCCTGTGGCACCGACCCGGCCGAGTTCAAGGCCGTCGAGTTCTACGCCTCCCACGAGGCGCTGCTGCTCGACTACGAGGGCGCGCTGACCCGTACGGACTCCCGCACCGGGAAGCTGTACGACACCTCCGGCCACATGGTCTGGATCGGCGAGCGCACCCGCCAGCTGGACCACGCGCACATCGAGTTCTGCTCGCAGATCGCCAACCCGATCGGCATCAAGCTCGGCCCGACCACCACGGTGGACGAGGCGCTGACGTACATCGACCGCCTGGACCCCGAGCGCGAGCCGGGCCGGCTGACCTTCGTCGTCCGCATGGGCGCCGACAAGGTCCGCGACAAGCTCCCCGAGCTCGTCGAGAAGGTCACGGCGTCCGGTGCGACCGTCACCTGGGTCACCGACCCGATGCACGGCAACACCTTCGAGGCGGCCTCCGGCCACAAGACGCGCCGTTTCGACGACGTGCTCGACGAGGTCAAGGGCTTCTTCGAGGTCCACAAGGGCCTCGGCACCCACCCGGGCGGCATCCACGTCGAGCTCACCGGTGACGACGTCACCGAGTGCGTGGGCGGCGGCGACGAGATCTTCGTCGACGACCTGCACCAGCGCTACGAGACGGCCTGCGACCCGCGGCTCAACCGCAGCCAGTCCCTGGACCTGGCGTTCCTGGTCGCCGAGATGTACCGCGACCAGTAA
- a CDS encoding (2Fe-2S)-binding protein yields the protein MARRTIPPREVNRVYVCSCFGITDKQVKDHAAAGACTPRQIASATKAGTDCGSCVRTIQGILGRGACPRRELLEKGNTAAVLAADPGLAPAPELAEAA from the coding sequence ATGGCTCGCAGAACCATTCCGCCCAGGGAGGTGAACCGCGTGTACGTCTGCTCTTGTTTCGGGATCACCGACAAGCAGGTCAAGGACCACGCGGCTGCCGGCGCCTGCACTCCGCGCCAGATCGCCTCGGCGACGAAGGCCGGCACCGACTGCGGCTCCTGCGTGCGCACCATCCAGGGCATCCTCGGCCGCGGCGCCTGCCCGCGTCGGGAGCTGCTGGAGAAGGGCAACACGGCTGCCGTCCTGGCCGCCGACCCGGGGCTTGCGCCCGCGCCGGAGCTGGCGGAGGCTGCCTGA
- a CDS encoding 2-hydroxyacid dehydrogenase, translating to MEILAFGVTADEKPLLERAFAGQHEVRCLDVFLSEDTAPIAAGYEVVSSSVNADLNRRVLRILAAGGTKMIAQRSTGFNNIDLDVARQLGMTVSRVSYYSPYSVAEFAWALAMAVNRRIVRASNRTRDFDFRLNGLMGRDMRGRTVGVLGTGKIGEAFTRIAHGFGMNLLGWDVAQNPACVELGMKYVDKEELFASSDLISLHVPLLESTHHLIDATALGLMRDDAILVNSSRGGLVDTDALVSELRAGRFEGVGLDVYEAEAGVFFLDKSLVVVEDDTLARLVTFPNVVVTSHQAYYTTDAVGQIIDTTVRNVADYLAGRRSENTLVPS from the coding sequence GTGGAGATCCTGGCCTTCGGTGTGACCGCCGATGAGAAGCCGCTCCTGGAGCGGGCCTTCGCCGGGCAGCACGAGGTCCGCTGCCTCGACGTCTTCCTGAGCGAGGACACCGCGCCGATCGCCGCGGGCTACGAGGTCGTGTCGTCCAGCGTGAACGCCGACCTGAACCGCCGGGTGCTGCGGATCCTGGCGGCCGGCGGGACGAAGATGATCGCCCAGCGGTCCACCGGCTTCAACAACATCGACCTCGACGTGGCCCGGCAACTGGGCATGACGGTCAGCCGGGTCTCCTACTACTCGCCCTACTCGGTGGCCGAGTTCGCCTGGGCCCTGGCGATGGCGGTGAACCGGCGGATCGTCCGCGCCTCGAACCGGACCAGGGACTTCGACTTCCGCCTGAACGGCCTCATGGGCCGGGACATGCGCGGCCGCACGGTGGGCGTGCTCGGCACCGGCAAGATCGGCGAGGCCTTCACCCGGATCGCGCACGGCTTCGGCATGAACCTGCTGGGCTGGGACGTGGCGCAGAACCCGGCGTGCGTGGAGCTCGGCATGAAGTACGTGGACAAGGAGGAACTGTTCGCCTCCTCCGACCTGATCAGCCTGCACGTGCCGCTGCTGGAGTCCACGCACCACCTCATCGACGCGACGGCGCTGGGGCTGATGCGGGACGACGCCATCCTGGTGAACTCCAGCCGGGGCGGCCTGGTCGACACGGACGCGCTGGTCTCGGAACTGCGCGCGGGCCGCTTCGAGGGGGTCGGCCTGGACGTGTACGAGGCCGAGGCCGGGGTGTTCTTCCTGGACAAGTCCCTCGTGGTCGTGGAGGACGACACCCTGGCCCGGCTGGTCACCTTCCCGAACGTGGTGGTGACCTCGCACCAGGCGTACTACACGACGGACGCGGTGGGGCAGATCATCGACACCACGGTCCGGAACGTGGCCGACTATCTGGCGGGCCGCCGCTCCGAGAACACCCTGGTTCCTTCCTGA
- a CDS encoding response regulator transcription factor encodes MSEPHEIKVMVVDDHPMWRDAVARDLAAAGFDVVATAGDGPEAVRRARAVTPHVLVLDLNLPGMPGVQVCKELVGANPALRVLVLSASGEHADVLEAVKSGATGYLLKSAGAQELIDAVRRTAAGDPVFTPGLAGLVLGEYRRLATDPAPTASDEPKAPQLTDRETEVLRLVAKGLSYKQIAERLVISHRTVQNHVQNTLGKLQLHNRVELVRYAIERGLDDA; translated from the coding sequence ATGAGCGAGCCGCACGAGATCAAGGTGATGGTCGTCGACGACCACCCGATGTGGCGGGACGCGGTCGCCCGCGACCTGGCCGCCGCGGGCTTCGACGTGGTGGCCACCGCGGGCGACGGCCCCGAGGCCGTCCGCCGGGCCCGCGCCGTCACCCCGCACGTCCTGGTCCTCGACCTCAACCTGCCCGGCATGCCCGGGGTCCAGGTCTGCAAGGAGCTCGTCGGCGCCAACCCGGCGCTGCGGGTCCTCGTCCTGTCGGCGAGCGGCGAGCACGCGGACGTCCTGGAAGCCGTGAAGTCCGGCGCGACCGGATACCTGCTGAAGTCCGCCGGAGCCCAGGAGCTGATCGACGCGGTCCGCCGCACCGCGGCGGGCGACCCGGTCTTCACGCCCGGCCTGGCCGGCCTCGTCCTCGGCGAGTACCGCCGCCTGGCCACCGACCCGGCGCCGACCGCCTCCGACGAGCCGAAGGCCCCGCAGCTGACCGACCGGGAGACCGAGGTGCTCCGGCTGGTGGCCAAGGGACTGTCGTACAAGCAGATCGCGGAACGGCTGGTCATCTCCCACCGCACGGTCCAGAACCACGTCCAGAACACCCTGGGCAAGCTCCAGTTGCACAACCGGGTGGAGCTCGTCCGCTACGCCATAGAGCGCGGCCTCGACGACGCGTAG
- a CDS encoding 6-phosphofructokinase gives MKVGVLTGGGDCPGLNAVIRGVVRKGEQEYGYGFIGFKDGWRGAVEGATVPLDIPAVRGILPRGGTILGSSRTNPFKVEDGVRRIKENLVKYEVDALIAIGGEDTLGVAAKLYEEYGVPCVGVPKTIDNDLSATDYTFGFDTAVGIATEAIDRLHTTAESHMRVLVVEVMGRHAGWIALHSGLAGGANVILIPEQRFDMDQVCAWVTSRFKASYAPIVVVAEGAMPKDGDMVLKDATKDSFGHVRLSGVGEWLAKEIEARTGKEARTTVLGHIQRGGTPSAFDRWLATRFGLHAIDAVRERDFGKMVALKGTDIVRVPIAEATAKLKTVDPALYQEVGVFFG, from the coding sequence ATGAAGGTCGGAGTGCTGACCGGTGGCGGCGACTGCCCCGGGCTCAACGCGGTGATCCGGGGCGTCGTCCGCAAGGGCGAGCAGGAGTACGGGTACGGGTTCATCGGATTCAAGGACGGCTGGCGGGGCGCCGTCGAAGGGGCCACCGTCCCCCTGGACATTCCCGCGGTCCGCGGCATCCTGCCCCGGGGCGGCACCATCCTCGGCTCCTCGCGCACCAACCCGTTCAAGGTGGAGGACGGGGTGCGGCGGATCAAGGAGAACCTCGTCAAGTACGAGGTCGACGCGCTCATCGCGATCGGCGGCGAGGACACCCTCGGGGTCGCCGCGAAGCTGTACGAGGAGTACGGCGTCCCCTGCGTAGGCGTGCCGAAGACCATCGACAACGACCTCTCGGCGACCGACTACACCTTCGGCTTCGACACCGCCGTCGGCATCGCGACCGAGGCCATCGACCGGCTGCACACCACGGCCGAGTCGCACATGCGGGTCCTGGTCGTCGAGGTCATGGGCCGGCACGCCGGCTGGATCGCCCTGCACTCGGGCCTCGCGGGCGGCGCCAACGTCATCCTCATCCCGGAGCAGCGCTTCGACATGGACCAGGTGTGCGCCTGGGTGACCTCCCGGTTCAAGGCGAGCTACGCGCCGATCGTGGTCGTCGCCGAGGGCGCCATGCCCAAGGACGGGGACATGGTGCTCAAGGACGCCACCAAGGACTCCTTCGGACACGTCCGTCTCTCGGGCGTGGGCGAGTGGCTGGCGAAGGAGATCGAGGCGCGGACCGGCAAGGAGGCCCGGACGACGGTTCTCGGCCACATCCAGCGGGGCGGCACGCCGAGCGCCTTCGACCGCTGGCTGGCGACCCGGTTCGGGCTGCACGCGATCGACGCGGTGCGCGAGCGGGACTTCGGCAAGATGGTCGCGCTCAAGGGGACGGACATCGTCCGCGTGCCGATCGCCGAGGCCACGGCGAAGCTGAAGACGGTGGACCCGGCGCTGTACCAGGAGGTCGGCGTCTTCTTCGGCTGA
- a CDS encoding deoxyribonuclease IV, whose translation MRNPVGGHVPVAGGLASVGLTYAREMGAEAVQVFVANPRGWATPVGNPAQDERFRAECAAESIPAYVHAPYLINFGSHTEATVEKSVESLRHSLRRGREIGALGVVVHTGSATGGRPREAAYAQVREHMLPLLDELTHEDDPFLLLESTAGQGSSLCSTAEEFGPYFEALDRHPMLGICLDTCHIFAAGHDLAEPGGTKRTLDLLVDTVGEGRLKLVHANDSKEGVGAHKDRHANIGQGHIGREAFAELFTHPAMEGVPLITETPGGKEGHAADVALLKELRGPQ comes from the coding sequence ATACGAAATCCAGTGGGCGGGCACGTCCCCGTGGCGGGCGGCCTCGCCTCGGTCGGCCTGACCTACGCCCGCGAGATGGGCGCCGAGGCCGTCCAGGTCTTCGTCGCCAATCCGCGCGGCTGGGCCACCCCGGTCGGCAATCCGGCGCAGGACGAGCGGTTCCGGGCGGAGTGCGCGGCGGAGTCCATCCCGGCGTACGTGCACGCGCCGTACCTGATCAACTTCGGCTCCCACACCGAGGCGACCGTGGAGAAGTCGGTGGAGTCCCTGCGCCACTCGCTGCGCCGCGGCCGGGAGATCGGCGCGCTGGGGGTGGTCGTGCACACCGGCTCGGCGACCGGAGGCCGCCCGCGCGAGGCGGCGTACGCGCAGGTCAGGGAGCACATGCTGCCGCTGCTGGACGAGCTGACGCACGAGGACGACCCGTTCCTGCTGCTGGAGTCCACGGCCGGGCAGGGTTCGTCGCTGTGCTCGACGGCCGAGGAGTTCGGCCCGTACTTCGAGGCGCTCGACCGGCATCCGATGCTCGGGATCTGCCTGGACACCTGCCACATCTTCGCGGCCGGTCACGACCTGGCGGAGCCCGGCGGCACCAAGCGGACCCTCGACCTGCTCGTGGACACGGTCGGCGAGGGCCGGCTGAAGCTGGTCCATGCGAACGACTCCAAAGAGGGCGTCGGCGCCCACAAGGACCGGCACGCCAACATCGGGCAGGGCCACATCGGCCGCGAGGCCTTCGCCGAGCTGTTCACGCACCCGGCGATGGAGGGCGTACCGCTGATCACCGAGACGCCCGGCGGCAAGGAAGGACATGCGGCGGACGTGGCGCTGCTGAAGGAGCTGCGCGGCCCTCAGTGA
- the bfr gene encoding bacterioferritin → MQGDPEVLEFLNEQLTGELTAINQYWLHYRIQDNKGWTKLAKYTREESIDEMKHADKITERILMLDGLPNYQRLFHVRVGQTITEMFQADRQVEVEAIDRLKRGIEVMRGKGDVTSARLFEEILADEEHHIDYLDTQLELIESLGEPLYIAQLIEQPS, encoded by the coding sequence ATGCAGGGCGACCCCGAGGTCCTTGAGTTTCTGAACGAGCAGCTGACCGGCGAGCTGACCGCCATCAACCAGTACTGGCTGCACTACCGCATCCAGGACAACAAGGGCTGGACCAAGCTCGCCAAGTACACGCGTGAAGAGTCCATCGACGAGATGAAGCACGCGGACAAGATCACCGAGCGCATCCTGATGCTCGATGGTCTGCCGAACTACCAGCGCCTCTTCCACGTGCGCGTCGGCCAGACGATCACGGAGATGTTCCAGGCGGACCGCCAGGTCGAGGTCGAGGCGATCGACCGGCTCAAGCGCGGTATCGAGGTCATGCGCGGCAAGGGCGACGTCACCTCGGCCCGCCTCTTCGAGGAGATCCTGGCGGACGAGGAGCACCACATCGACTACCTCGACACCCAGCTGGAGCTCATCGAGTCCCTGGGTGAGCCGCTGTACATCGCGCAGCTGATCGAGCAGCCGAGCTAG
- a CDS encoding anthranilate synthase family protein, translating to MSLALSRLLDDSCPPFALLRRRTPGRDHDTVEVLLGPVHEAERLADLPVRELPTLALVPFRQIRERGFDVRDDGTPLSVLVAEEAYEIPLSEALAALPGHAVRVDGGGFDVPDEEYAATVERVIEDEIGRGEGANFVIRRTYEGRIDGFGRADALALFRRLLEGERGAYWTYVVHTGERTLVGASPEVHVRMSGGTVVMNPISGTYRYPAGGPTVDSLLSFLGDRKETEELSMVVDEELKMMCTVGDRGGVVVGPRLKEMSHLAHTEYELRGRSSLDVREVLRETMFAATVTGSPVQNACRVIERYEAGGRGYYAGALALLGVDSAGAQTLDSPILIRTADIAPDGTLRVPVGATLVRHSDPAGEVAETHAKAAGVLAALGVRPAAPRPAFEGARLAEDPRVQAALSARRADLAPFWLRMQEQPAAPTGHALVVDGEDTFTAMLAHVLRVAGLEVTVRRYDDPGLRAAALAWEGPIVLGPGPGNPADAADPKMRMLRALAADLLASHRGGLLGVCLGHELLAAELGLPLVRKAAPAQGAQTRIDLFGVEEVVGFYNTYTAYCAEGAEPAGVEVSRDPVTGEVHALRSAAGGFAGVQFHPESVLTLRGADLLRELVARVSVRA from the coding sequence ATGTCCCTCGCACTCAGCCGACTGCTCGACGACTCCTGCCCGCCGTTCGCCCTGCTGCGCCGGCGGACCCCGGGCCGCGACCACGACACCGTCGAGGTGCTCCTCGGCCCGGTCCACGAGGCCGAGCGCCTCGCCGACCTCCCCGTCCGGGAGCTGCCCACCCTCGCCCTGGTCCCCTTCCGGCAGATCCGGGAGCGCGGGTTCGACGTACGCGACGACGGGACGCCGCTGAGCGTGCTCGTCGCCGAGGAGGCGTACGAGATCCCGCTCTCCGAAGCACTGGCCGCGCTGCCCGGGCACGCCGTACGCGTCGACGGGGGCGGCTTCGACGTGCCCGACGAGGAGTACGCGGCCACGGTCGAGCGGGTCATCGAGGACGAGATCGGCCGCGGGGAGGGCGCGAACTTCGTCATCCGGCGCACCTACGAGGGCCGGATCGACGGCTTCGGCCGGGCCGACGCCCTCGCCCTGTTCCGGCGGCTGCTGGAGGGCGAGCGGGGCGCGTACTGGACGTACGTGGTCCACACCGGGGAGCGCACACTGGTGGGCGCCAGCCCCGAGGTCCACGTACGGATGTCCGGCGGCACGGTCGTGATGAACCCGATCAGCGGCACGTACCGCTATCCGGCCGGCGGCCCCACCGTGGACTCCCTCCTCTCCTTCCTCGGCGACCGCAAGGAGACCGAGGAGCTGTCGATGGTGGTCGACGAGGAGCTCAAGATGATGTGCACGGTCGGCGACCGGGGCGGGGTCGTCGTGGGACCGCGCCTGAAGGAGATGTCGCACCTCGCGCACACCGAGTACGAGCTGCGCGGGCGCTCCTCCCTGGACGTGCGGGAGGTGCTGCGCGAGACGATGTTCGCGGCGACGGTGACGGGCTCGCCCGTGCAGAACGCCTGCCGGGTGATCGAGCGGTACGAGGCCGGGGGCCGCGGCTACTACGCGGGCGCGCTGGCCCTGCTGGGCGTCGACTCCGCGGGCGCGCAGACCCTCGACTCCCCCATCCTGATCCGCACCGCCGACATCGCCCCCGACGGCACCCTCCGGGTGCCGGTCGGCGCCACGCTCGTGCGGCACTCCGACCCGGCGGGCGAGGTCGCGGAGACCCACGCGAAGGCCGCCGGGGTGCTGGCGGCGCTCGGGGTCCGGCCGGCGGCGCCCCGCCCGGCCTTCGAGGGGGCCCGGCTGGCGGAGGACCCCCGGGTGCAGGCCGCGCTGTCCGCCCGGCGGGCGGATCTGGCCCCCTTCTGGCTGCGGATGCAGGAGCAGCCCGCCGCCCCGACCGGCCACGCGCTGGTGGTCGACGGCGAGGACACCTTCACGGCGATGCTGGCGCACGTGCTGAGGGTGGCGGGGCTGGAGGTGACCGTACGCCGCTACGACGATCCGGGCCTGCGGGCCGCGGCCCTGGCCTGGGAGGGCCCGATCGTGCTGGGCCCGGGCCCGGGGAACCCGGCGGACGCCGCCGACCCCAAGATGCGGATGCTGCGCGCGCTGGCCGCGGATCTGCTCGCCTCGCACCGGGGCGGGCTGCTCGGGGTCTGCCTGGGGCACGAGCTGCTGGCGGCGGAGCTCGGTCTGCCGCTGGTCCGCAAGGCAGCGCCGGCGCAGGGGGCGCAGACGCGGATCGATCTGTTCGGGGTGGAGGAGGTGGTCGGCTTCTACAACACGTACACCGCGTACTGCGCCGAAGGCGCCGAGCCGGCGGGGGTGGAGGTCTCGCGGGACCCGGTGACGGGTGAGGTCCACGCGCTTCGCTCCGCGGCGGGCGGGTTCGCGGGGGTCCAGTTCCACCCGGAGTCGGTGCTCACCCTCCGCGGCGCGGACCTGCTGCGCGAGCTGGTGGCCAGGGTCTCCGTGCGGGCCTGA
- a CDS encoding DUF4396 domain-containing protein, whose amino-acid sequence MEQAHAHHEHGEHHQHGEHEQHGEREQHTGHEGHGSHTGHAAHGKVSWAMAAKATLHCLTGCAIGEVLGMVIGTALGWGNVPTMVLAIVLAFFFGYALTLRGILSAGVDLRTAIRVALAADTLSIAVMELIDNGVIALWPGAMDAHLSSPLFWTVLAIALVAAFVITVPVNKWMIGRGKGHAVVHQYHH is encoded by the coding sequence ATGGAGCAGGCGCACGCACACCACGAGCACGGCGAGCACCACCAGCACGGCGAACACGAGCAGCACGGCGAACGCGAGCAGCACACCGGGCACGAGGGCCACGGCAGCCACACTGGCCACGCCGCCCACGGCAAGGTCAGCTGGGCCATGGCCGCCAAGGCCACCCTCCACTGCCTCACCGGATGCGCCATCGGCGAGGTGCTCGGCATGGTCATCGGTACCGCGCTCGGATGGGGGAACGTGCCCACCATGGTCCTGGCGATCGTGCTGGCGTTCTTCTTCGGCTACGCGCTCACCCTGCGCGGGATCCTCTCCGCCGGCGTTGACCTGCGTACGGCCATTCGGGTGGCTTTGGCCGCCGACACCCTTTCGATCGCCGTCATGGAACTGATCGACAACGGGGTGATCGCGCTGTGGCCCGGCGCGATGGACGCGCACCTGTCGTCGCCGCTGTTCTGGACGGTGCTCGCGATCGCGCTCGTGGCAGCCTTCGTGATCACGGTCCCGGTCAACAAGTGGATGATCGGTCGCGGCAAGGGCCACGCCGTGGTCCACCAGTACCACCACTGA
- a CDS encoding sulfite oxidase-like oxidoreductase — translation MGQPESRESPGAEQPELPPGQRLQRGWPVTHYGPVPKFKPERWEFRVFGATADGEKHCWNHEEFTALPFDSVVADLHCVTKFSMRGAEWGGVLARTVLALAPPAPQVTHVMVWAEYGFSSNMRLADFASERTVFATHEGGELLTAEHGFPLRLVVPHLYAWKGPKWVRGVEYMTADRRGFWEERGYHNIGDPWREQRYSYQEEPGDGPEL, via the coding sequence ATGGGTCAGCCGGAAAGCCGGGAATCTCCGGGAGCAGAGCAGCCGGAGCTCCCTCCGGGGCAACGGCTCCAGCGGGGCTGGCCGGTCACCCACTACGGGCCTGTACCCAAGTTCAAGCCCGAGCGCTGGGAGTTCCGCGTCTTCGGCGCGACGGCCGACGGCGAGAAGCACTGCTGGAACCACGAGGAGTTCACGGCCCTGCCGTTCGACTCGGTGGTGGCGGACCTCCACTGCGTGACGAAGTTCAGCATGCGGGGCGCCGAATGGGGCGGTGTGCTCGCCCGTACCGTCCTCGCCCTGGCGCCGCCCGCGCCGCAGGTCACGCACGTGATGGTGTGGGCCGAGTACGGCTTCAGCTCCAACATGCGGCTGGCCGACTTCGCTTCCGAGCGGACCGTCTTCGCCACCCATGAGGGCGGCGAACTCCTCACCGCCGAGCACGGTTTCCCGCTGCGGCTCGTGGTCCCGCACCTGTACGCCTGGAAGGGCCCCAAGTGGGTTCGCGGCGTCGAGTACATGACCGCCGACCGCCGGGGCTTCTGGGAGGAGCGGGGTTACCACAACATCGGCGACCCCTGGCGCGAGCAGCGTTACTCGTACCAGGAGGAGCCGGGGGACGGGCCCGAGCTGTAG